The proteins below are encoded in one region of Alistipes indistinctus YIT 12060:
- a CDS encoding fructose-6-phosphate aldolase, whose product MKLIIDDANLDTIKGLYEYFPVDGVTTNPTILAKEGKNPYEVLMAIREFIGPDAELHVQVVGKNADLIYEEAHMIRKRLGNNTFIKVPVTREGLKAIKVLKKNGFPVTATAIYTHMQAFLAGKAGADYAAPYVNRIDNLGVDGIREAKEIHDIFRNNNMATEVLAASFKNSQQALELAKHGVGAATISPDVIEGLVAIDAVTHAVDVFIRDFESFCGKGTNMLNV is encoded by the coding sequence ATGAAACTGATTATTGACGATGCAAACCTGGACACGATCAAAGGTCTGTATGAGTATTTTCCGGTAGACGGAGTGACGACCAACCCGACCATTTTGGCCAAAGAGGGCAAAAATCCGTACGAGGTGCTGATGGCCATCCGCGAATTTATCGGTCCCGATGCAGAGTTGCACGTACAGGTCGTCGGGAAAAATGCCGACCTGATTTACGAAGAGGCTCATATGATCCGCAAAAGGCTGGGTAATAATACGTTTATCAAGGTTCCGGTTACGCGCGAGGGGCTGAAAGCGATCAAGGTTCTCAAAAAGAACGGATTTCCCGTCACGGCCACGGCCATTTATACGCACATGCAGGCTTTTCTGGCCGGGAAAGCCGGGGCCGATTACGCAGCCCCGTATGTGAACCGTATCGACAACCTGGGTGTCGACGGGATTCGCGAAGCAAAAGAGATCCACGATATTTTCCGCAACAACAATATGGCGACGGAGGTGCTGGCCGCCAGTTTCAAGAACTCGCAGCAGGCGCTCGAACTGGCCAAACACGGGGTAGGAGCCGCCACGATCTCGCCCGATGTGATCGAAGGCCTTGTTGCCATTGATGCCGTAACGCATGCGGTGGATGTATTTATCCGGGATTTCGAATCTTTCTGCGGCAAAGGCACCAATATGCTGAACGTCTGA
- a CDS encoding nitrous oxide-stimulated promoter family protein — protein sequence MARNRIAYEKKVVAQMIRLYCRCKEGNRAVCDSCRQLQEYAFARLDRCRFGERKPACRNCKVHCYKPEMRERMRRVMRYAGPRMLWHYPWDAIRHLFG from the coding sequence ATGGCCCGAAACAGGATCGCATACGAAAAGAAGGTGGTCGCACAGATGATCCGCCTGTATTGCCGCTGCAAAGAGGGTAACCGGGCTGTGTGTGATAGCTGCCGTCAGCTGCAGGAGTACGCTTTTGCCCGGTTGGACCGTTGCCGGTTCGGTGAACGAAAACCGGCCTGCCGCAACTGTAAAGTACATTGCTACAAGCCGGAAATGCGGGAACGGATGCGTCGGGTCATGCGTTATGCCGGGCCCCGTATGCTGTGGCATTATCCCTGGGATGCCATCCGTCACCTTTTCGGGTGA
- a CDS encoding mechanosensitive ion channel family protein produces MLLPLLLSAAKNAADTTHKIDFAQKLESFSDMSLRQMVEHVTGGVISIAIKICIAVAVYFIGRWLIRYIRRIMGRMMERRQVDPSLRTFLQNLVKIALTFFLITVIIGILGIDTTSFVALFASAGLAIGMALSGTLQNFAGGVMVLLFKPYRVGDFIEAQGQSGTVKEIQLFNTVLNTADNKTILVPNGSLSTGIINNYSREARRRVDWTFGIGYGDDYDFAKATLAELLDADSRVMKDPAYFIALQSLGDSSVNIVVRAWVSTADYWSVYFDLNEKVYKVFTQKGINIPFPQMDVHLIPSPAPEKEA; encoded by the coding sequence ATGTTGTTGCCGCTTTTGCTTTCGGCCGCAAAGAATGCAGCCGACACCACACACAAGATCGATTTCGCACAGAAGCTCGAATCCTTTTCGGATATGTCCCTGCGGCAGATGGTCGAGCATGTCACCGGTGGCGTGATCTCCATCGCGATCAAGATTTGCATCGCCGTAGCGGTCTATTTCATCGGCCGGTGGCTGATCCGTTACATCCGCCGCATCATGGGACGAATGATGGAACGGCGTCAGGTCGATCCGTCCCTGCGCACGTTCCTGCAAAATCTGGTTAAGATCGCGCTGACATTTTTCCTGATCACGGTTATCATCGGCATCCTGGGAATCGATACCACCTCGTTCGTCGCGTTATTCGCATCGGCAGGTCTGGCTATCGGTATGGCCCTCAGCGGCACGTTGCAGAATTTCGCCGGTGGAGTGATGGTACTGCTCTTCAAACCGTACCGGGTCGGTGATTTCATCGAGGCACAGGGCCAGTCGGGCACCGTCAAGGAGATACAGCTGTTCAACACCGTGCTCAATACGGCCGACAACAAGACCATTCTCGTTCCGAACGGGAGCCTGTCGACCGGCATTATCAACAACTATTCACGGGAAGCGCGCCGCCGGGTCGACTGGACATTCGGCATCGGTTACGGGGACGATTACGATTTTGCGAAGGCGACGCTCGCGGAGTTGCTCGATGCGGATAGCCGCGTGATGAAAGATCCGGCCTATTTCATCGCTTTGCAGAGTCTCGGCGACAGTTCGGTCAATATCGTGGTACGGGCCTGGGTCTCCACCGCCGATTACTGGAGCGTCTATTTCGACCTGAACGAGAAGGTGTACAAAGTATTCACCCAGAAGGGCATCAACATACCGTTCCCACAGATGGATGTGCACCTGATTCCGTCTCCGGCCCCGGAGAAAGAGGCGTAA
- a CDS encoding histidinol-phosphatase: MNNLTNYHSHTSFCDGKAPMEAFIAEAVRQGFTSYGVSSHAPLPFRTRWTIDDREQTGLYLQEFARLKRLYGDRIELYVGLEIDYMDEDQQPANDYFQSLPLDYRIGSVHLLHSTQGEIVDIDTRPEVFREHVRLHLGGDLKRVVLAYFDKLMRMIGRGGFDFIGHADKISYNVSCCEPDILGQQWYKDKISEYFTFIAEKGAMIEVNTKTLHRNGFLYPNKEHFGLIRTLGIPVVVNSDAHLPELINSGRPEALRLLKASGIGAVWQLERGVWTEVPIGE; this comes from the coding sequence ATGAACAACCTGACCAACTACCATAGCCATACTTCGTTCTGCGACGGCAAAGCCCCGATGGAAGCATTCATCGCCGAGGCTGTCCGGCAAGGTTTTACCAGCTACGGCGTTTCGTCCCATGCGCCGCTGCCGTTTCGCACGCGCTGGACGATCGACGACCGGGAACAGACCGGGTTATACCTGCAGGAGTTCGCCCGGCTCAAACGGCTCTACGGCGACCGGATAGAGCTGTACGTAGGTCTGGAGATCGACTACATGGATGAGGATCAGCAACCTGCAAACGATTATTTTCAAAGTTTACCGCTGGACTACCGGATCGGATCGGTGCACCTGCTGCACTCGACGCAAGGCGAGATTGTCGATATAGACACTAGGCCGGAAGTTTTCCGCGAGCATGTACGCCTGCATTTGGGCGGCGACCTGAAGCGGGTCGTGCTGGCCTATTTCGACAAGTTGATGCGGATGATCGGGCGGGGCGGATTCGATTTCATCGGCCATGCGGATAAAATCTCGTACAACGTTTCCTGTTGTGAGCCCGACATTCTCGGCCAGCAGTGGTACAAAGACAAAATTTCGGAATACTTTACCTTTATCGCCGAAAAGGGCGCGATGATTGAGGTGAATACGAAAACGCTACACCGGAACGGCTTCCTCTATCCGAACAAAGAACACTTCGGACTGATCCGGACACTGGGCATCCCGGTGGTGGTCAATTCCGACGCTCATCTGCCCGAATTGATCAACAGCGGACGCCCCGAGGCGCTCCGGCTATTGAAGGCATCCGGTATCGGTGCCGTTTGGCAGCTGGAGCGCGGCGTATGGACGGAAGTGCCTATCGGAGAATAA
- a CDS encoding GlsB/YeaQ/YmgE family stress response membrane protein, producing the protein MYFLWYMLIGLVAGYVASLIVKGNGSGFWLNLIVGIIGGVLGGWLFSLFGLIAVGTLGSLITSVAGAIVLLLIASGLTRRKREHY; encoded by the coding sequence ATGTATTTTCTTTGGTATATGCTCATCGGGCTCGTGGCCGGGTATGTCGCCAGCCTGATCGTCAAAGGCAACGGATCGGGATTCTGGCTGAACCTGATCGTCGGTATTATCGGCGGCGTTCTGGGCGGTTGGCTTTTCAGTCTGTTCGGACTCATTGCCGTCGGCACGCTCGGCAGCTTGATTACCTCGGTCGCCGGTGCGATCGTACTGTTGCTGATCGCTTCGGGCCTGACCCGTCGGAAACGGGAACATTATTGA
- a CDS encoding alpha/beta hydrolase: MKRLFLLTAMAASLSAAAQVWDKTFPQSDQVSVEKVSFKNRYDITVVADMYLPKNLNRSQEHAAIVIGHPFGGVKEQSSGLYAQQLAERGFVTLAFDLSYGGESGGTPRHLASPETYVDDFSAAVDFAGKQPFVDRNRIGAIGICGSGGFGVAAAAIDPRIRAVATVSMYDMGRERRQGYLDVMGVAERKKYLEEIAAQRWSEVDGAPVRMLMGTPDSIDEHSPEVAKEFFDYYRTPRGQHPRCTTGITYTSSAPMMNFFPFANIELISPRPVLFIAGERAHSRYFSEDAYQLASEPKELYIVPGAGHVDLYDRVALIPFDKLNEFFTQNLQ; encoded by the coding sequence ATGAAACGACTTTTTTTGTTAACAGCGATGGCGGCAAGCCTTTCTGCAGCGGCCCAGGTTTGGGACAAAACTTTCCCGCAGAGCGATCAGGTAAGCGTGGAAAAGGTATCGTTCAAAAACCGGTACGACATTACAGTCGTAGCAGATATGTACCTGCCCAAAAATTTGAACCGGTCGCAGGAACATGCTGCTATTGTTATCGGACATCCTTTCGGCGGAGTCAAGGAGCAGTCGAGCGGACTCTATGCCCAGCAACTGGCCGAACGCGGATTCGTCACCCTCGCTTTCGATCTTTCGTATGGCGGAGAGAGCGGCGGTACGCCGCGTCATCTGGCATCGCCCGAAACTTATGTGGATGATTTCAGCGCCGCCGTAGATTTTGCAGGAAAGCAACCGTTCGTCGACCGGAACCGGATCGGAGCCATCGGTATTTGCGGAAGCGGCGGATTCGGTGTCGCTGCCGCAGCCATCGATCCGCGGATCAGGGCGGTTGCGACGGTCAGCATGTACGATATGGGGCGGGAGCGCCGCCAGGGGTATCTGGATGTGATGGGTGTCGCCGAACGCAAAAAATACCTCGAGGAAATTGCGGCACAACGGTGGAGTGAAGTCGACGGTGCTCCCGTACGGATGCTGATGGGTACACCCGACTCCATCGACGAACACTCCCCGGAGGTAGCCAAAGAGTTTTTCGATTATTACCGCACACCTCGCGGACAGCATCCGCGCTGTACGACCGGCATTACCTACACGAGCAGCGCACCGATGATGAACTTTTTCCCATTCGCGAATATCGAACTGATTTCTCCGCGTCCTGTACTGTTCATCGCCGGCGAGCGGGCCCATTCCCGTTATTTCAGTGAAGACGCCTACCAATTGGCTTCGGAGCCGAAAGAACTCTATATCGTCCCGGGAGCGGGCCATGTGGATCTTTACGACCGGGTAGCGCTGATTCCGTTCGACAAACTGAATGAATTCTTCACCCAAAACCTGCAATAA
- a CDS encoding cupin domain-containing protein yields the protein MQTTTEPVFGLGVPVSDNFTGAAWLRTLSAEPGYDCQIYNVTFAPSTRNYWHRHAVGQILLCTEGIGFYQEQGAPARRLIPGDVVNIPAGTIHWHGAAPDSRFTHIGITPEASRNQVEWLGEVTDEEYNRATE from the coding sequence ATGCAAACGACAACAGAACCTGTATTCGGACTGGGTGTACCCGTATCCGACAATTTTACCGGCGCAGCATGGCTTCGTACGCTGTCGGCCGAACCCGGATACGACTGCCAAATCTACAATGTCACTTTCGCCCCTTCGACCCGCAACTATTGGCATCGGCATGCCGTGGGACAAATCTTGCTCTGCACCGAAGGAATCGGATTTTATCAGGAACAAGGCGCTCCGGCACGCCGTTTAATCCCCGGAGACGTGGTAAATATCCCGGCAGGGACGATTCATTGGCACGGTGCGGCGCCGGACAGCCGTTTCACACATATTGGGATTACTCCGGAAGCGAGTCGAAACCAAGTCGAATGGCTCGGTGAAGTAACCGATGAAGAATACAACCGGGCAACCGAATAA
- a CDS encoding flavodoxin family protein, translating into MKKTLILSSSPRRGGNSDTLCNEFLRGAREAGFPAEKIFLGDKAIRYCTGCSVCSLYGKPCPQKDDMSEILDKMLAADVIVMATPVYFYTMSAQMKTLIDRCCGLYTQMQNKEFYFIVTAAEDDQKKMERTIDTFQGFLDCLDGATIKGVVYGLGVWHAGEIKGNPAMQEAYDLGHKVGEA; encoded by the coding sequence ATGAAAAAGACACTCATCCTCTCCTCATCTCCCCGCCGCGGCGGCAACTCAGATACGCTTTGCAACGAATTCCTGCGCGGAGCCCGGGAGGCGGGGTTCCCGGCGGAAAAGATTTTCCTCGGCGACAAGGCCATTCGTTATTGTACGGGTTGCAGCGTTTGCAGCCTGTATGGCAAACCCTGTCCGCAAAAAGACGACATGTCCGAAATTCTCGATAAAATGCTAGCCGCCGACGTGATCGTGATGGCGACACCCGTATACTTTTATACGATGAGCGCACAGATGAAGACGTTGATCGATCGTTGCTGCGGCCTCTATACACAAATGCAGAACAAGGAATTTTACTTTATCGTTACGGCGGCCGAAGACGACCAAAAGAAAATGGAGCGAACGATCGATACGTTCCAAGGATTTCTCGATTGTCTCGACGGAGCAACGATCAAAGGTGTAGTGTACGGCTTGGGGGTATGGCATGCCGGGGAGATCAAAGGCAATCCGGCGATGCAGGAGGCTTATGACCTGGGACATAAAGTCGGAGAAGCATAG
- a CDS encoding cyclophilin-like fold protein, whose protein sequence is MGELNDNEKYHYLPCALPATPSDIGTIHSGDIMLYGFNSLVLFYKTFPFPYRYTPIGSIDNPSALEMFLCSGQIFLKFELINNQLWNYMIF, encoded by the coding sequence ATGGGCGAACTGAACGACAATGAAAAATATCATTATCTCCCCTGCGCTTTGCCGGCAACTCCTTCCGATATAGGGACGATCCATAGCGGCGATATCATGCTCTACGGCTTCAACAGCCTGGTGCTGTTTTACAAAACGTTCCCATTCCCGTACCGATACACACCGATCGGGAGCATCGATAATCCTTCTGCCCTGGAAATGTTTCTCTGCAGTGGCCAGATTTTCCTAAAATTTGAACTGATAAATAATCAATTATGGAACTATATGATTTTTTGA
- a CDS encoding DapH/DapD/GlmU-related protein: MELYDFLKHLNSGAPVYSDSEAFEYMHELSNEAMRITFRLNGSYHTPEEIRALFSQLTGKPVDESFRMFPPFYTDCGKNTTIGKNVFINSCCHFQDQGGIVIGDGSLIGHNVTLATLNHGMAPQQRQSLYPAPIVIGRNVWIGAGVTVVPGITIGNNAVVGAGSVVTKNVPANTVVAGIPAKRIKTIEPNL, translated from the coding sequence ATGGAACTATATGATTTTTTGAAGCACCTGAACAGCGGTGCCCCCGTTTACAGCGATTCCGAAGCATTCGAATATATGCACGAACTGAGTAATGAAGCGATGCGCATCACGTTCCGCCTGAACGGCTCCTACCATACTCCGGAAGAGATACGGGCCCTGTTTTCACAATTGACCGGAAAACCGGTCGATGAATCGTTCCGTATGTTTCCGCCCTTCTACACCGACTGTGGCAAAAATACGACGATCGGGAAAAATGTTTTCATCAATTCCTGCTGTCATTTTCAGGATCAAGGCGGCATCGTTATCGGGGACGGTTCGCTAATCGGCCACAACGTGACGCTCGCAACGCTCAATCACGGCATGGCGCCGCAACAGCGGCAGTCCCTCTATCCGGCACCGATCGTAATCGGCCGTAATGTCTGGATCGGTGCGGGGGTAACGGTCGTTCCGGGAATCACTATCGGAAATAATGCCGTTGTCGGTGCCGGTTCGGTCGTTACAAAAAACGTCCCCGCCAATACGGTCGTAGCGGGAATTCCGGCAAAACGGATTAAAACCATCGAACCGAATCTGTAA
- a CDS encoding S1/P1 nuclease gives MKGHDIVAAIAANNLKPGVAKKLNRILDGHTLMYYSSWMDFIRKDEPYQYTATWHYANIDAGETYESMPKNPTGDVLTALNEIISKLRSGTLSDSMQTLYVKFLIHLVGDIHCPMHTGHLSDLGANKISVTWFGKPTNLHAVWDDMLVESAKKWSYTEWVDNIDILDRKRKQQLATGTPADWLTETHAVCEKIYEDTPEDSELSYQYMFDNYPVVEQQLLRAGLRLADILNSIYK, from the coding sequence ATGAAAGGCCATGATATTGTCGCCGCCATCGCCGCCAATAATCTGAAACCCGGAGTAGCGAAAAAATTGAATCGGATTCTGGACGGACATACCCTGATGTATTACTCGTCGTGGATGGATTTTATCCGGAAGGACGAACCTTACCAATACACGGCAACGTGGCATTATGCAAATATCGACGCGGGTGAAACGTATGAGTCGATGCCGAAAAATCCGACCGGCGATGTCCTGACGGCTTTGAATGAAATCATATCTAAATTGCGCTCGGGCACATTGTCCGACAGCATGCAGACCCTGTATGTCAAGTTCTTGATCCATCTGGTCGGCGACATCCACTGTCCGATGCACACCGGGCATTTAAGCGATCTGGGTGCCAATAAAATATCGGTTACCTGGTTTGGAAAACCGACCAACCTGCATGCGGTATGGGATGACATGCTGGTCGAATCGGCGAAAAAATGGAGCTATACCGAATGGGTGGACAATATCGACATCTTGGATAGAAAGCGGAAACAGCAGCTTGCAACAGGTACGCCGGCGGATTGGCTGACCGAAACGCATGCGGTCTGCGAAAAGATATACGAGGATACGCCGGAAGACAGCGAATTGTCCTACCAATACATGTTCGACAATTATCCTGTCGTTGAACAGCAGTTGCTCCGGGCCGGTCTGCGTTTGGCTGATATCTTGAATTCCATTTACAAATAA